Below is a genomic region from Castanea sativa cultivar Marrone di Chiusa Pesio chromosome 2, ASM4071231v1.
agtatattgaaagagaaaaaaaaaaaaaggaaaatattataAGGTCACAGATCAATTActcaatttgaaaaatcaagTAAAGGAAAAGAGGGAACGTCCATCAACTCCTCGAAGTCCCATTCCCCCATTCTAAGCTCTTCTCCTTCCCAATAATTTCCAACTCGAGCTAAGTTTTCTGCTCTATTATTGTTGTTACTGCAGTTGCTGATGTTGCTCAGGTTATTTGAGGTGTTATTATTCATTGTCCTcttattatacatattttcagttttatcattttcttcaaTGCTAATACTCTCTAAAGGAGGAACAAATAGTTCATTTTCTAAGCCCATATCAGCACCCCCAAAGACTCCATTTCCACCATAAAAACTATCTCCATTGACACCAATTTGAGTCATGTATTGTGGTGCTGCATTGAAGTATCCACTTGCATTATTGGACATGTTTAGGCCATGATGGATCATAGGCAATGGATCAATCATGTGGTTTAAGGTCATAGCCTGCATGGAATTTGTTGTTGACGATGATGAATCCAAGTACAAGGGCATGATGCCTTGTTCTTGCATGGAAATCAGCCCTCCCATGACATCTTTAGGTGATGATGAATCGCTTGTATTTGGTGAGGGTGTAGATGAAAAGTTCTTAAgccttttctttattgttgaattccaaaaattcttgatttcattGTCAGTTCGTCCAGGCAAGCGTGCTGCAATTTGAGACCACCTTGAAATGAGAAACATAACAAAAGTGTCAGTTTCAACTAAAGTGTattatgtattatttattttctgaatGCATGATTTGCATGCTAaaactaaaactcaaaaaaaggTAAGGAGTGTCTTTAACTTAAAGTGCAGATATCGACACCACGTTACCAGTTTTCTTTTGGGTCAACTTTGTCTTTCAAAAGAAGTAtttgaaaaccaaaattatATGTTAGACTCTAAattatgtaatattttatgctttttacgtgttttttttttttcccatgaaAGCTTaattcattaaacaaaaataggGTATGGAGTGTCTTCAACTCAAAGAGCAATTGTCCACATCAGAAGACCAATGTCCCTTTCAGCTCTAATCCTCCAAAAAGAGTgtttcaaatatataatataactaACCCTCGTGTACATAAGTCCAGATATATACTACACAGATGAATAAATACAAACACATAATTGTTTATTATGTGTGTGTAAATCtatattatatgtataaattttaaGGTTCATCAGAAGCAGGTAAAATTACAGGTCATATTTGACGGCTAAGACTAACATATTATATTGGTCAGGAGATTTGGATGAGATACGTAAAACATGGGCTGATTATGTGCTTGTTTGACTATTTGCACACACTTTGTGCTTTtctttcctatatatatatatagagagagagatttattattattatttactttttgggTTCCAGGAGTTTCCACAATAAGTAAATTAGAAAACATAATTACTATATTTATACCACGTatcctttttaaaattttatttacttttttttttattttttataaaaacttatttacttatgtacaaatattttatttttttaagatacaatttttaactttcaacgAAAATCTTATGCTCCTTTAGATTCACCTTTTCGttgaaatttatttgttaaaattttattacaatataatTGTACCTGAAAAGGTGAAGttataaaaattgtatataaaataaaaaaatctaaattactaaaagaaaaaaccGTTAGCAAAAGTTCATAATGCCATAATCACATTATGAATTTCTATCCTCTTCTTTTTACGTCATTCACATAAAAGAAAATGCTTATAAAATTGatttaaatcttaaataaacaaagtatagaaaaaaaaaatatatcttttttttttttttcctaaaggaaaatattttatcaaacacaagaAAAATTAAACCGAAATAAAGTTGGGTACATCAAAGGAAGGCATTAACAAACTCAAGGAAACACTAAACCATTTATTTCCATACAAAAACCCCAATTACAGTTACTAAAAAAACCAGTTAGTGcgcacacacacagatatatatatatatatatatctcagaAGTTCTAAATAAAGACATCAAAATACATTATGACAGTACAGAAAACACTTAAGTATGATGCAAATGATGATGACAGAGATGAATGGATGAACCTGTTGCCAAGAAGGGAGTGCAAATGGATGATATGAGCTTCTTCTTGAGGCGAGAAGGCGCCGCGCTTAAGGTCAGGCCTCAAGTAATTAATCCAACGAAGGCGACAGCTCTTTCCACACCTCTGCAAGCCAGCATTTCTTGCTACATCACTCCAGCAGCCTTGTCCATTGTtcatcatatagttcatgagctTGTCATCCTCTTCTGGTGACCACAAACCCTTTCTAAGCTTATTGTTGTTAACATGGTTGTTTTTCCCAACTGATGAGAGCTcaggcttcctcattatttttgAGAGACTAGCTAGCTTTGGATCCAATATTTGCTAGCTAGCTTATTGGTATATGAGTATTTTGATTTCTCTCCCAAATGAGTTGATGTAGATTGGTGAACACTTTATAGATAAAGAGCtagcttgagagagagagagagagagagaggaggctTCATGAAGTGGGAAAAATGATCATGATTATATTGATGGTTGTGGGGTTTGCTTAGAATATAgggaatagagagagaaagagagagaagggttGGTTGATGGGTCTGAGTAGAAAACGGTTTGGAGGGGgacctgtgtgtgtgtgtgagagagagagagagagagagagagagagagagaggtcgtCTTGTCTTTGACTCCATGACTCCATAAcctttgtctttttctattaCATATATCGATCTCTTCACTCACAAGGTAATCATCAAATATAAATCATAAAGAgcatgaagaaaaatatatcaaagTTTGTTTTATAACCAAGCCAATGTATTTGCTTCCACTTCacataatctctctctctctctctctggcttTCTCTCCTCCACACGTGTATCtgaaggtaaaaaataaaatagtaaaaattaagtgatgatgatgatgcacGTGGGGCATGCTCAGTCGGTCCAAATCAAACggtttagaatttaattagtcaaGATTAAATATTAgtaacacaactttttttttttttaccacattTCTTACATCTCTGCTAAATTGGCAAATTATAATCTCGTGTTAACTGAAGAAATTacgtcaatttttttttctttatattatatttttgaccAGTTTTATAGGTTATGGACCTAGTGGAACTAGCtttttaaattccatttatcATTTCAGCatttatactaatttttaattaattgaaattcacAATTATTCATCCTTAAATGATACTATATGGTGCTCataaaaatttctcaaatataattgaaaaaattcaactttaatCTAAATCCATCACTTACGTACTACTTTTATTTATGatcaatcacaatatactatgtcaataatagtaaaaaaatatgtattgttCTACTCATTGTTTGGCTAAGATGCTCCCTTTAAAGTTACATAGAGAAATTGAGGAAAAGTATTTTTAGTCGTCGCTCTCCATAATATAGGAAAAAATGCCTATAAAAATTTTTCACTTGAGAGGTGGCAAAAGAAGAGATTTGGAACTTTCTCAGACACCTTGTTATTTGCAAACATAGATTTTTCAGTGAAAGTTGCACACCATCATCATGTTCTTCAGTTGACTACACAAAAACTTTATACCTAGGTGACTTATAACTATGCAAAAATCTCTgtgcatttttcatttttttcccatcgacatgctctctctctctctctttctcatccaaAAACAGTGGGGACATAATTAATCTTCTAGAATGTAAAAATACCTAATCCACGACTGTGAATTGCTTTCCATGTGCCAAACAGACCTTGTAGCAGGTTCAAGTGGTAATATGAGAGTATAAAAACTTCTCAAAATTACTGGCAAAAGAACAAACAAGAGCCACCACACCCGGGGGTCCATAATTGGTTGTCATTACATGGGAATCTTCTAAACTGAGAAACATACACAACTAACAAATCACATAAAATCTTTTCCAGAGAAATAGACCCTAAAACAAGTGAAGATTAATGGCCACACCAAACAGAAATATATATTGCCATGacacattacatatatatatatatatactctacATTATATTCTTCCTATGTTTCTGTCTCACTGCAATTTCTTTAGCAGCTACTCTAttgatgccaaaaaaaaaaaaaaaaagttgaaaggaAGTCTAGAAGTTTGAGGGCAGTGTAAAAGTAAACGAGTAATTGATATGATAAACTGTAAGAGTCCCCATTGGGACCAAAAAATGTAAACAACTCATCTCAAGTGGGTAAAAGAGGGAGGACCAAAGAGAGTCAATAATAAAATCTCGTACTTATTGAATCATTGTATGTGGCAATGTAAGATTTGTTTGGGAttaaatggagaaaaaaatatcAGTGTTCACAATTATGTCGTTAGTTGCACGTCATTGTGCCGACTTCATAGTAGTCTCATGATTAATCACAGTGAAAGCAAGCTATgctaaagaaaacaaagatacaATGAGTGAACAATGTCGGCAATTAAACAGAATACTTGAGCAGACTTAAaaatacatcatcatcatatattaTCAAAGTAGACTAGACCAAACTTGCTTAAACTTGCCTCCAAATGCCTTTTTATTCACAAAAGAATCAGAACCCCAAAAATACATATGAAgttgataaataataaaaatactaatGGAGAGTAACAAGTACAGGGAAACATTATAAGCATTCAAAATCTTCCATTTTTTCCATGCTTTCTCTTTACAATTCTCGAGACAAATTAAGAAGCTTTGATCTTGTTCCTTTACATATTGATTGCCTTGGTGATAGGCAAACATGGCTTTAGGTTGATAAGAATggacttaataaaaagaatgaccTTCCATTTCAGACCTAGTCAAGGAATAAGCAATTATATCATCAAGCCAGTCTATCTTCTAATGCAGGGGAGGGGCATACGTACTAGAAAGATTCCATTAGAATACATCACTCAATTAAAAGCAGCCGCAATAGAAACATTGTTGAAAAGGCAGGGATTTTAGCTATGAATATGAAATTATTTCCcccaataaatttttattttgaggtaGAGAGTATCACCTTTTCAATGTGAAAAGAACATAAGAGCGTAAGAAGCGGCAGATAAATATGTTTTTGCAGCATCAACAACAGTTACGAAAGAAGTAGCATGAAAAGAAAGCGACCTATTGATTGGTTCAGCTTCTCTTTTGTAGGGCCTAAGCATTTATGAGTCCCCAagaaaactctctctctctctcttccaatcCTATCTTTCATTTCATGTATAATTGGCTTGCCTCTCCAAACAGGAATACGCAGAAAACTTGTATCTTACCCCCAAATTAAGCAGCTTAATCATaaccaaaatttctttttacattatcaaaattttcagttttgattgTATTCTATGTATTGCCTCTACTTAGATTAAAAATGTAGGATATTTTTTGGACTTGACAATGTTTTGAAGATTATTACATTCAAAACTATTTGATATATTTGCTTTTGCTGTAAATAGATGGATAGATGAATAAAGATAGAGGTACCTCAAATACCATGGAATTATCTGTAGTCAGGACCAACATGCATGATAGCACACATAAAGTGtgatcaatgaaaaaaaaaaaaatgaacatttgACAGATTGGGAAGGATTTGGCATTAGTAAATTAACGTTGACAGACAGGTCAAGGTAAGGAAAATTTCTAAAACTAGCTAAGTTCCAGTGTCCAAATTTGAATCGCTTGGAAAGAAGTTGAAAAAGGAACTCCTTCTAAAGTCGCACATtagtgttttaacttttaatcaGTGAAAACTGAATACACATGGACCATAAGATAGCAAAGGGAATTGACATATGAATGTTCTACCTGGCATTAAAATGGTCACGAAATGCTAGTTGTACAGAAGCAAATTGCAGCTCAAAGCATTTCAATTGACTTTGAGGTCAGTAAAATATTAGAAAGCAAAagcttaaattaaaaaaaaaaaaattgttatctaACAAAAGCTGAACTCAATGtttaagtttttcaagagtCTAATCGAATCGCTTAACCCGGAAGCCTAAATCTGAACACTCGCACAGAATTTATGGCATTCGCTAAATATTCCTTATGTTAGAAAACACATACAAAAATTGTTGACTAGATGAAGTccacaaaatagaaaatacatGTTGCACTGTGGGGAACCAAGAATCACTATCTTATAGCTCACCAAACAAACATCTTCACAATGCAAAAACTTTAAGATCTACGAAGGTCAGAAGATTGAAGACACCTCTCCTTAATCTTCTGCATGCAAAAACTTGAGACCAAGCACATTCAGCTTTCATTTATTGCCCTCACAAATCACAAACAAGATAATTGACTGAAGTTTCAACACCATTTATGCAACATCCAAATATAATACTCCAAGATAGAATTATGACTGATGAATCAACACATACAAAATGGGTGATACGGACACAAGTGCAGTGTGAACTACTGATCCTCCGATGCTTAAAGTCAGTGATGACAGCTAATCTATTGTCACTGAAGCTTTATAATCTGACACTctttaaaaaccaaatattgATAGCAACTTCTCCAATAAAAAAGTATATGCCAATATTGACTGACAACGCTCACTAAGAAACTACCTGTTAGTACGTCTGCATTAAAAACTTACTCTTGGTACTAGACTACTCAGACATACCATCAGTACTGAAACTAATTAGTTCTTTGAGACAGAAGCTCCATGAGCACGAAGCATAGTTCCACAGTTCAAAGTATCACAAACCCATGTGCAATATGGGACCAAATTAACCATTAGTGGGCTAAATGATTGGTAAAGATGCTGACAATTGTGGCCCCTCACGTCACACCAAAATTGTTCTTGTTAGATGCAAGGTGACTCAGATGCAAGTGTCTCTTCAGATGAGCAACACATGTATATCGATTATTAGCGCAAGGTTACATAACCTTTAATATGTCTACTAAACATAGAATTCAAGTAGCTAGATTATTTGTGAAAGATGAAAAGAAATGCATCTAGTTCACCTTAATTTTCACTTTCACATGCTAATAGTACTATAGGATAAGTTAGATTGAGAACTGCAAGGATACAGTGACAACTGTTAGGCCATAGTGTGTGTATACACACtgatgtggcgtttggtatgagataatgttttaggattcttagaaatgtttaaagatttcaatgtttggttgcaaattatgCTAGGAAATCAGATGCTAGAGAAATCTGGATTCTCCCTTTAAACCCCTCttagtaggaatgtggattccctttaaaacaggtcaGTATTTAGATTCTCAaacttaaaggaaattgtatttcttttataaattgataattttaacaatttttccttatcaattaagcaattaagataaaatataaaacaaatcatcaatatattttcctttgtctttatcttttctcgtcaaaataacataaacaggataaacAACTTTGTTGATATATTCTTGTGGGCACCAAATCTAGCTAGGATGATGGTGTTTAGGCCCCCAATTAATTTGTAAGTAGGCTACTTTGCAATCCTACCAGTTGGGCTTTGAGCTTCGCCTAGACTTGCTTCGCTGAGCCTTAATTCCCAACCCTCACCAAGTTACCCTACAATCCCAGTGTTTCCCCTTCTGTACTTTCctttcccctttcttttttcaaccCCCTGATCTTTGTCCCCCTTCCCCTTTTATAGCCTCTTGCTAGTGGGGTCTTTATCATTACTTTCCCACTTCTCACTTATTCCCACACCCCTCAGAATCCCAAGGGACCCTCACAACTTTAGAGGATTCCCTTGGAACTTGTTCCAGTCACCAATGAGTATTCGGCAATGGACTTCCCTACATGCACAACCTGCCCTCGGTCTTCGACCCTACCATGTCTACGTCATGTGCTTGTGTTCCTTTTCACCCGACAATGTTTGGGCTGACCACCTGAAACTCCCTCGGCATGGTGTCTGTTTACTAGTTATCCTAACCTTAGGGTTGAGGCTGCGATTGTAGGGCTCGGGGTCAACTCCCTCCACGTGTATCACAGCAAGATGCCCCGATAGGCCCCCGACCCTACTTTGGGTTCCATTTAAGTGGGCTTGTCTGGGCCTTCTAGGCCCAATCGCCCACAATAGCCCCCCCAACCCTACTCTCGCTTCGTGACATTAGGGTCGGGGACTCCAAGCTCGATGGAGACTTCAGAGGAAACGATGGTTGCACCTCGGGAAGGAAAAATGTCACACCGCAATTACTTCAGATACGACAGCTTTCATCCCTCATACACGTGGCATTTATTTCACATATCCAACGGCCCTGATCAATGGATGCTTCGATTACCAAGGAGCACATGCGTTGTGACAGCGGTACACATTGTTCAAATGCTTTTCAGTTTACATTAAATGGCCTCACTCTCTATATATACTGCCTTTGCATCTCTCATAGTTTTCTTTACATCTTTTTCAAATTCGTAACTTCCCTCGCTCTCCCTTCTCGAGCCCTTAGAACTCTCCTGTGTCTCTCCCTCTCACCAAGAAGCTACTTTGTAAGTCTTCCTTCctacttctttctcattttcaatcttCCATAGTTATCTTAGTAGTCAAACATGGGTTTCTCTCATCTTTTAAAGTCAGATGCTAATGTAGTGTTATTTAGGACCAAGTTTAACATCCCTCGTGATGTGAACATATCATACTGTCATGAGGGTGATATTGAGGGttgttgaggactcttttttcggCCCACATGGCATTAtttcattggcaacccatgccacatcaacatatggattgGGCTCACACAATGAATCAAAACTCACGGCCCATATCACCTTtcttacactcatggcaagcggcttcttcaacaagagcTCATATTTACACAACGTCACAATAAAACCCGAGGTACATCATCTCatcttcggcttatgatccaagctcataagtctctttgggggaactttgggagtcgtggtttggagggccaagaggtatgttTAGTAAAGCTCTAGCGGttttaagttgataaaagaaacatgttgcttggcgtGTCTTCTTCAACTCCCTAAACTCTGACGAGTCCATGTGTGGtgggtaacatatggtaagcatctcttatcgcatagcacttaaaatgataaaattccctattgctcttttcctaaagcttaatattcatcacatgaCACATACTCAATATTTCCAGCCATCTAGCTGCTGGGAATATAACTGCTCATTCAATCCCCAGctgttgctatacaaatttggaaaatttcattatattattctacataatcTCATTACTGCTCttagctaaaatccaactcaaacacatggcctaatctgattggctatcttttatctccaactatgtacaaaatattcattatatctCTCATGCCCAGCTGCTGTCTGCCACAATCAGACCATATATTTCTCTGTCAACTGCCAGATCAGAGCATTAAAAactcttcttgctcaccaagattaagttacaacacaatgagacctcaactaaatctctaaaccttcattACCTTTCAACCAATGCTTCTATTACTTGctagaaatgtgttgtaatggaaccttacaccaaaaacacaaacacctaaAAGGGGAAACATTTCTAGCAGACCCCCAACAGTGTattcagcacttgacacctggctgGGAGTGACATCAGCACCCATTTGATGCTGAAATCCCAGCTGCCAGCTGCTATGCCTAAAATAGCAAGATACCCTTGAAAgtgatcttaccattttcagctAAAACCAT
It encodes:
- the LOC142624105 gene encoding transcription factor MYB46-like translates to MRKPELSSVGKNNHVNNNKLRKGLWSPEEDDKLMNYMMNNGQGCWSDVARNAGLQRCGKSCRLRWINYLRPDLKRGAFSPQEEAHIIHLHSLLGNRWSQIAARLPGRTDNEIKNFWNSTIKKRLKNFSSTPSPNTSDSSSPKDVMGGLISMQEQGIMPLYLDSSSSTTNSMQAMTLNHMIDPLPMIHHGLNMSNNASGYFNAAPQYMTQIGVNGDSFYGGNGVFGGADMGLENELFVPPLESISIEENDKTENMYNKRTMNNNTSNNLSNISNCSNNNNRAENLARVGNYWEGEELRMGEWDFEELMDVPSFPLLDFSN